One genomic region from Streptomyces sp. NBC_01431 encodes:
- a CDS encoding RNA polymerase sigma factor — protein MLGDDAELTAAVLRAQDGDEEAFRAVYRAVHPRLLGYIRTLVGEPDTEDVASEAWLQIARDLERFTGDGDRFRGWAARIARNRALDHIRMRGRRPAVGGDETELTGRAADSDTAGEAMEALGTGRTMALIAQLPQDQAEAVVLRVVVGLDAKSAAHTLGKRPGAVRTAAHRGLKRLAELLGADGLDGDVPQDVEELGAVPSQRAPERGVTQSRARTQKDM, from the coding sequence TTGCTGGGGGACGACGCGGAGCTGACCGCCGCGGTGCTCAGGGCGCAGGACGGGGACGAAGAAGCGTTCCGTGCTGTGTACCGCGCCGTGCACCCGCGCCTGCTCGGTTACATCCGCACACTGGTCGGCGAACCCGACACCGAGGACGTGGCCTCCGAGGCCTGGCTCCAGATCGCCCGCGACCTCGAACGCTTCACCGGCGACGGGGACCGGTTCCGCGGCTGGGCCGCGCGCATCGCCCGCAACCGGGCCCTCGACCACATCCGGATGCGCGGCCGCAGGCCCGCCGTCGGCGGTGACGAGACCGAGCTGACCGGACGCGCGGCGGACTCGGACACCGCGGGCGAGGCGATGGAAGCGCTCGGCACCGGACGTACGATGGCGCTCATCGCCCAGCTCCCGCAGGACCAGGCCGAGGCCGTCGTGCTGCGCGTGGTGGTAGGCCTCGACGCGAAGAGCGCGGCGCACACCCTGGGCAAACGGCCCGGCGCGGTGCGGACCGCCGCGCACCGGGGCCTGAAGCGCCTTGCCGAACTGCTCGGCGCCGACGGCCTCGACGGGGACGTACCCCAGGATGTGGAGGAGCTGGGTGCCGTGCCGTCGCAGCGTGCGCCGGAACGCGGTGTGACGCAATCGCGCGCCCGGACGCAGAAGGACATGTGA
- a CDS encoding beta-N-acetylhexosaminidase, which translates to MPGSADPDRSSSAASSTASAASSEARASQPRTPRSRPAWLHRPRGRRALVLKVVLAGIALLALVIAVWPDDDTHGGHGGPVDNKRASSGLPSPSPIYPISSPPRTIPSVREHRPARGPGFRPVDSTRVIVAIGSEGLSDEGQLLAQELGVDYALGGPPREGDIELSLTAPPAGQKAVPESYTLTTSGRRVTITGPDEAGVFYGTRTLKQALKGGGVMPEGVVEDHPDKPQRGLSLDIARKQYSAGWIEDQLRQMADLKLNQLELHFSDDQGFRIESASHPEVVSREHLSKREVQRIVALATKLHITVIPEIDSPGHLGAVIAAHPDLQLRDKDGKPVRGAVDIANPEAARIVDDLLREYADLFPGAYWHLGGDEYRALMVKAPATPETTFPGLAAAARAKYGPKANIEDLATGWLNDRATVLRSAAGGRTFKAWNDGFFPGGTVGADQGREVEYWTGKDPGARPPEDYLAEGRTLVNLNDEYLYYVLGEPNSYKYPTGKRIYEEWTSMVVRGTKPVAAKYAGQILGGRFAVWSDNAAAQTEEEVARGIRLPLRATAQKLWDSRTPAMDWEEFKSLADRLG; encoded by the coding sequence ATGCCGGGATCCGCCGACCCGGACCGGTCGTCCTCGGCTGCGTCCTCGACCGCGTCAGCGGCGTCGTCCGAGGCGCGCGCCTCCCAGCCGCGTACGCCGCGGTCCCGCCCGGCCTGGCTGCACCGGCCGCGCGGCCGACGGGCGCTGGTGCTGAAAGTGGTCCTCGCGGGCATCGCCCTGCTCGCGCTGGTCATCGCGGTCTGGCCGGACGACGACACCCACGGCGGGCACGGCGGCCCGGTCGACAACAAGCGCGCCTCTTCGGGGCTGCCCTCCCCGTCGCCGATCTACCCGATCTCCTCGCCGCCGCGCACCATTCCCTCCGTGCGCGAACACCGGCCCGCCCGCGGGCCCGGCTTCCGGCCGGTGGACTCGACGCGGGTGATCGTGGCGATCGGCAGCGAGGGGCTCAGCGACGAGGGACAGCTCCTCGCGCAGGAGCTCGGCGTGGACTACGCGTTGGGCGGCCCGCCGCGCGAGGGCGACATCGAGCTGTCGCTGACCGCGCCGCCCGCGGGGCAGAAGGCCGTGCCCGAGTCGTACACGCTCACCACCAGCGGCCGTCGCGTGACGATCACCGGGCCCGACGAGGCCGGGGTGTTCTACGGCACCCGCACCCTCAAGCAGGCGCTCAAGGGCGGCGGCGTGATGCCCGAGGGCGTCGTGGAGGACCATCCGGACAAGCCGCAGCGCGGGCTCAGCCTCGACATCGCGCGCAAGCAGTACAGCGCGGGCTGGATCGAGGACCAGCTGCGGCAGATGGCCGACCTCAAGCTCAACCAGCTGGAGCTGCACTTCTCCGACGACCAGGGTTTCCGCATCGAGTCGGCGAGCCATCCCGAGGTGGTCTCCCGCGAACACCTCAGCAAGCGCGAGGTCCAGCGGATCGTGGCGCTCGCCACCAAGCTGCACATCACGGTGATCCCCGAGATCGACTCACCGGGCCACCTCGGTGCGGTGATCGCCGCCCACCCCGACCTCCAACTGCGCGACAAGGACGGCAAGCCGGTCCGGGGCGCGGTCGACATCGCCAACCCCGAGGCCGCCCGCATCGTGGACGACCTGCTGCGCGAGTACGCCGACCTGTTCCCCGGCGCGTACTGGCACCTGGGCGGTGACGAGTACCGGGCGCTGATGGTGAAGGCGCCGGCCACTCCCGAGACCACGTTTCCGGGTCTGGCGGCCGCCGCCCGCGCCAAGTACGGGCCGAAGGCCAACATCGAGGACCTGGCGACCGGCTGGCTCAACGACCGTGCCACCGTGCTCCGTTCGGCGGCCGGCGGCCGCACCTTCAAGGCGTGGAACGACGGCTTCTTCCCCGGCGGCACGGTCGGCGCCGACCAGGGGCGCGAGGTCGAGTACTGGACCGGCAAGGACCCCGGGGCCCGTCCGCCCGAGGACTACCTCGCCGAGGGGCGCACGTTGGTCAACCTCAACGACGAGTACCTGTACTACGTCCTGGGCGAGCCGAACAGCTACAAGTACCCGACGGGCAAGCGCATCTACGAGGAGTGGACGTCGATGGTGGTGCGCGGCACGAAGCCCGTCGCCGCCAAGTACGCGGGGCAGATCCTCGGCGGCCGGTTCGCCGTCTGGTCGGACAACGCGGCGGCCCAGACCGAGGAGGAGGTCGCGCGCGGCATCCGGCTTCCGCTGCGGGCGACCGCCCAGAAGCTGTGGGACTCGCGGACCCCGGCCATGGACTGGGAGGAGTTCAAGTCCCTGGCGGACCGGCTGGGCTGA
- a CDS encoding 2-oxo-4-hydroxy-4-carboxy-5-ureidoimidazoline decarboxylase, protein MLSAPSRVASEEPTLSSESHAGPWKRPPTLHHTPRAQGRAAIPNQQRGTSVPAPPPRPEGLDGFNSASPEAAAAYLLTCCASHRWAMRIAAHRPYPDLDALLAAADEASYDLSAADLAQALTEESSPGLHPDAPQSAHTALRAAHAAYESRFGHAFVICLDGDGAANRLNQVLSGIRVRMTNEWDEERSIAADELRRLARARLAHLVCKHPESDTSRPARRVL, encoded by the coding sequence GTGCTCAGCGCCCCGTCCCGCGTCGCGTCCGAGGAGCCCACGCTGTCCAGCGAATCCCACGCCGGCCCCTGGAAGCGACCGCCGACACTCCATCACACTCCACGTGCCCAGGGGCGGGCGGCCATACCGAATCAGCAGCGGGGCACATCCGTTCCGGCGCCGCCCCCGCGGCCCGAGGGCCTGGACGGTTTCAACTCCGCCTCCCCGGAGGCGGCCGCGGCGTACCTGCTCACCTGCTGCGCCAGCCACCGCTGGGCCATGAGGATCGCCGCCCACCGGCCCTACCCGGACCTGGACGCGCTGCTCGCCGCGGCCGACGAAGCAAGCTACGACCTGAGCGCCGCAGATCTCGCCCAGGCGCTGACCGAGGAGTCCTCGCCGGGACTGCACCCCGACGCGCCGCAGTCCGCGCACACCGCGCTGCGGGCGGCCCACGCCGCGTACGAGAGCAGGTTCGGGCACGCCTTCGTGATCTGCCTCGACGGGGACGGCGCGGCCAACCGGCTGAACCAGGTGCTGAGCGGGATCCGGGTGCGGATGACGAACGAGTGGGACGAGGAGCGGTCGATCGCCGCCGACGAACTACGCCGCCTCGCCCGCGCCCGACTCGCCCATCTCGTATGCAAACATCCGGAATCCGACACTTCCCGCCCCGCACGCCGCGTTCTCTAG
- the sdhC gene encoding succinate dehydrogenase, cytochrome b556 subunit, translated as MPAGTLYRGREGMWSWVAHRVTGVLIFFFLFVHVLDTALVRVSPEAYDKVVATYKTPIVACLEYGLVAAILFHALNGLRIIAVDFWAKGPRYQKQMLWTVVGVWVVLMVGALYPVLGHAARELFGS; from the coding sequence GTGCCGGCTGGAACGCTGTACCGCGGCCGGGAAGGAATGTGGTCCTGGGTGGCTCATCGAGTCACCGGCGTCCTCATCTTCTTCTTCCTGTTCGTACACGTCCTCGACACCGCTCTCGTGCGTGTCTCCCCCGAGGCGTACGACAAAGTCGTGGCGACCTACAAGACGCCCATCGTCGCGTGCCTGGAGTACGGCCTGGTGGCCGCGATCCTGTTCCACGCGCTCAACGGCCTGCGCATCATCGCGGTCGACTTCTGGGCCAAGGGCCCCCGCTACCAGAAGCAGATGCTCTGGACCGTCGTGGGCGTCTGGGTCGTGCTGATGGTGGGCGCGCTCTACCCGGTGCTCGGCCACGCCGCTCGTGAACTGTTCGGGAGCTGA
- a CDS encoding succinate dehydrogenase hydrophobic membrane anchor subunit, which produces MSAETSSAAAIGEVEGVSLYDTDHPAPLIEAPRRRTKKTPKSTRTNFELYGWLFMRLSGIVLVVLVLGHLLIQLVLDGGVSKIGFAFVAGRWASPFWQIWDLAMLWLAMLHGANGLRTVINDYAQRDNTRFWLKMLLYTATVFTVLLGTLVIFTFDPNIR; this is translated from the coding sequence ATGTCTGCCGAAACCTCTTCCGCTGCCGCGATCGGCGAAGTCGAGGGCGTGAGCCTGTACGACACCGATCACCCGGCCCCGCTCATCGAGGCCCCGCGCCGGCGCACCAAGAAGACCCCGAAGTCGACCCGTACGAACTTCGAGCTGTACGGCTGGCTGTTCATGCGGCTGTCCGGCATCGTGCTCGTCGTCCTGGTCCTCGGCCACCTGCTGATCCAGCTCGTCCTCGACGGCGGCGTCTCCAAGATCGGCTTCGCCTTCGTGGCGGGCCGCTGGGCGTCCCCGTTCTGGCAGATCTGGGACCTGGCCATGCTGTGGCTGGCCATGCTGCACGGCGCCAACGGCCTGCGCACCGTCATCAACGACTACGCGCAGCGGGACAACACCCGCTTCTGGCTGAAGATGCTGCTCTACACCGCCACGGTGTTCACCGTCCTGCTGGGCACGCTGGTGATCTTCACCTTCGACCCGAACATCCGCTAG